A region from the Paenibacillus humicola genome encodes:
- the fliM gene encoding flagellar motor switch protein FliM, with amino-acid sequence MVDVLSQNEIDALLAALSSGEMDAEELKKEETQRKIRSYEFKRAVRFSKDHIRSLTRIHENFARYLTTYFSAQLRTFVQINVVQVEQLPYDEFIRSIPKMTILNIFEAEPLEGRMVLEVHPNVAFAMVDRMLGGQGTAPSKINALTEIETMIMERIFSRAFESLQEAWKTIIDISPRLEALETNPQFMQIVSPNETIALISLSTKIGDTTGMINLCIPHVVIEPVMPRLSVHHWFVSQKKTRAPEEMEVLKQRVSKAKLQVVCELGQSSITIREFLGLSAGDVIALNKPIGSGLDIKVGDKLKYIGSPGSVKERMAVQIDEVVSEGVEEDYDE; translated from the coding sequence TTGGTTGACGTTTTGTCGCAAAACGAGATTGATGCGCTGCTGGCTGCGCTGTCGTCCGGAGAGATGGACGCCGAGGAGCTGAAAAAAGAAGAGACGCAGCGGAAGATTCGTTCGTACGAGTTCAAGCGCGCGGTCCGGTTTTCGAAGGATCATATCCGCAGCCTGACCCGGATTCATGAAAACTTTGCGCGGTATTTGACCACCTATTTTTCGGCGCAGCTTCGCACCTTCGTCCAGATCAACGTCGTTCAGGTGGAGCAGCTGCCCTACGATGAATTTATCCGTTCCATTCCGAAAATGACCATCCTGAACATTTTCGAAGCGGAGCCGCTGGAAGGCCGTATGGTGCTTGAGGTTCATCCCAATGTGGCCTTCGCGATGGTGGACCGCATGCTGGGGGGACAGGGGACGGCGCCTTCGAAAATCAATGCGCTGACGGAAATCGAAACGATGATTATGGAACGCATTTTCAGCCGGGCGTTCGAAAGCCTGCAGGAAGCATGGAAAACGATTATCGACATCTCGCCGCGGCTGGAAGCGCTCGAGACGAATCCGCAATTCATGCAGATCGTCTCGCCGAACGAAACGATCGCACTCATTTCGCTCAGCACGAAAATCGGCGATACGACGGGGATGATCAACCTGTGCATTCCGCATGTGGTCATCGAGCCGGTCATGCCGCGCCTCTCGGTGCACCACTGGTTCGTATCGCAGAAAAAAACGCGCGCGCCGGAGGAAATGGAAGTGCTGAAGCAGCGCGTCAGCAAAGCGAAGCTGCAGGTCGTTTGCGAGCTGGGCCAATCCAGCATTACGATCCGCGAATTTCTCGGCCTCTCGGCAGGGGACGTGATCGCGCTGAACAAGCCGATCGGTTCCGGCCTCGACATCAAGGTGGGGGACAAGCTGAAATATATCGGGAGTCCGGGCTCCGTGAAGGAACGGATGGCCGTTCAAATCGACGAGGTTGTAAGCGAAGGAGTGGAGGAAGATTATGACGAGTAA
- a CDS encoding flagellar basal body-associated FliL family protein, with product MRRMLPWLMTILLAITLIAVVAVILYKSMLGGDDPKNAADKAAGEAASVKAEQLSADERVALTSELSDIKTNLADTDYIAVLSLAFQLDKKSTKADFDKIKDIQITPIILRTLADLKPEDIKGSHGQDELCAKLLNLINPVLTDGGKLVNVELTNLIVTPL from the coding sequence ATGAGAAGGATGCTCCCGTGGCTGATGACCATTTTGCTCGCGATTACGCTGATTGCGGTTGTGGCGGTTATCCTCTACAAGTCGATGCTGGGCGGCGACGATCCGAAGAACGCCGCGGACAAAGCAGCGGGCGAAGCCGCTTCGGTGAAGGCGGAGCAGCTGAGCGCGGACGAGCGCGTCGCGCTCACGAGCGAGCTGTCCGATATTAAAACGAACCTGGCGGACACGGATTATATCGCCGTCCTGAGCTTAGCGTTTCAGCTGGACAAGAAATCGACCAAAGCGGATTTTGACAAAATCAAGGACATTCAGATCACGCCGATCATTTTGCGGACGCTTGCGGATTTGAAGCCGGAGGATATTAAAGGCTCGCACGGGCAGGACGAACTGTGTGCGAAGCTGCTCAACCTGATCAATCCGGTGCTGACCGACGGCGGCAAGCTGGTCAATGTCGAACTGACGAATCTGATCGTTACGCCTCTTTAA
- a CDS encoding flagellar FlbD family protein yields MIEVTRLNGSHLYINALLIETVEETPDTLVTLTTGKKILVLEAADEVIASMQRYLRTIGVYAASSKSGETEEQSS; encoded by the coding sequence ATGATCGAGGTAACTCGTTTAAACGGCAGTCATTTATACATAAACGCGCTGCTGATCGAAACGGTCGAGGAAACGCCCGATACGCTGGTAACGCTGACGACCGGAAAAAAAATATTGGTGCTTGAAGCAGCGGACGAGGTCATTGCTTCCATGCAGCGTTATCTTCGCACGATCGGCGTTTATGCGGCCAGCTCCAAAAGCGGCGAAACGGAGGAACAATCATCATGA
- the flgG gene encoding flagellar basal body rod protein FlgG: protein MLRSLYSGVSGMRGFQTKLDVIGNNIANVNTIGFKAGRVMFQDILSQSVAGVTAPVEGTSGGINAKQVGLGVAISAIDTLHTPGSAMTTNVPTDVRIDGDGFFAVAPNADGGTPYLTRAGNFTLDAAGQLVTSDGMFVLDSGGAPITVDPTTIKAFSIAQDGSIIGVAADGTTQTIAQLGLVKVVNPGGLEKVGGNLYRVTPNANPDGEVEITTANDPDAGTGAIVAGQLEMSNVDLTSEFTEMIVAQRGFQANSRIITTSDEILQEIVNLKH, encoded by the coding sequence ATGTTAAGATCGTTGTATTCCGGAGTTTCGGGTATGCGCGGATTTCAAACCAAGCTGGATGTCATCGGCAACAATATTGCCAACGTCAACACAATCGGGTTTAAAGCAGGCCGCGTCATGTTTCAGGACATTCTCAGCCAATCCGTGGCGGGAGTCACCGCCCCGGTGGAAGGGACGTCGGGGGGCATCAACGCGAAGCAGGTCGGGCTCGGCGTTGCGATTTCCGCGATCGATACGCTCCACACGCCGGGCAGCGCCATGACGACGAACGTGCCGACGGACGTCCGGATCGACGGCGACGGATTTTTCGCGGTCGCCCCGAATGCCGACGGCGGCACGCCGTACTTGACGCGCGCGGGCAATTTCACGCTCGATGCGGCCGGCCAGCTGGTGACGAGCGACGGCATGTTCGTGCTGGATTCGGGCGGCGCGCCGATCACCGTCGATCCGACGACGATCAAGGCGTTCTCCATCGCCCAGGACGGCTCGATTATCGGCGTAGCCGCCGACGGCACGACGCAGACGATTGCGCAGCTTGGACTTGTCAAGGTCGTCAACCCCGGCGGGCTGGAAAAAGTAGGCGGCAATTTGTACCGCGTAACCCCGAACGCGAATCCGGACGGCGAGGTCGAGATAACGACGGCCAACGACCCGGATGCCGGCACGGGCGCCATCGTCGCCGGTCAGTTGGAAATGTCGAACGTCGATCTGACAAGCGAATTTACGGAAATGATCGTGGCTCAGCGCGGCTTCCAGGCCAATTCGCGCATCATTACGACATCCGACGAAATTTTGCAGGAGATTGTGAACCTGAAGCACTAG
- a CDS encoding TIGR02530 family flagellar biosynthesis protein, translating to MEMNDRLTIGRLALTGPGAQLRKQPRPNEPAENGATFKEALERTTLKFSHHAEARMAQRGIALKPETLAKIVGAIDQAEAKGAKDSLVLYRDIAMIVNVPSRTVVTAMAGHSVHGGVFTQIDSAVVVT from the coding sequence ATGGAAATGAATGACCGGTTGACGATCGGCAGGCTGGCCTTGACCGGACCGGGAGCGCAGCTGCGGAAGCAGCCCCGGCCGAATGAGCCGGCGGAAAACGGCGCGACGTTCAAGGAGGCGCTCGAACGGACGACGCTGAAATTCAGCCATCATGCCGAAGCGCGGATGGCCCAGCGCGGCATTGCGCTGAAGCCGGAAACGCTGGCCAAAATCGTCGGCGCAATCGATCAGGCGGAGGCGAAAGGCGCCAAAGACTCGCTTGTGCTGTACCGCGATATCGCCATGATCGTCAACGTGCCCAGCCGCACGGTTGTGACGGCCATGGCCGGGCATTCGGTCCATGGCGGCGTGTTCACGCAGATCGACAGCGCGGTTGTTGTTACATGA
- a CDS encoding flagellar hook capping FlgD N-terminal domain-containing protein — MAGEGISTQNVWPYYAAGNVQAAAAKPKDTSLGKDDFLKILVTQLKNQDPMQPLDDKDFVAQMAQFTSVEQLMNMSDEMTRLRQNLGMASSMIGKTIEWNDVSDGGEPVLKSGQVDSILIKDGAEYAKVGGTDVNLDEIVSIADGGDAANGNE; from the coding sequence ATGGCCGGAGAAGGCATATCCACGCAAAATGTTTGGCCGTATTATGCAGCCGGCAATGTCCAGGCCGCAGCGGCCAAACCGAAGGACACGTCGCTCGGAAAGGACGATTTTCTTAAAATACTCGTTACCCAGCTGAAAAACCAAGACCCGATGCAGCCCCTGGACGATAAAGATTTTGTGGCGCAGATGGCGCAGTTTACCTCGGTCGAGCAGCTGATGAACATGTCGGACGAAATGACCCGGCTGCGGCAAAATCTCGGCATGGCCTCCAGCATGATCGGCAAGACGATCGAATGGAACGACGTGTCGGACGGCGGGGAGCCGGTTCTGAAATCGGGCCAGGTCGATTCGATTCTGATTAAAGACGGCGCGGAATACGCCAAAGTCGGCGGCACCGACGTGAATCTGGACGAGATCGTTTCGATCGCCGATGGCGGTGACGCGGCAAATGGAAATGAATGA
- a CDS encoding flagellar hook-length control protein FliK, whose product MPMTISQSASPAVSQPASAAGQAAKPEGGNAFGQALVQTISGTAGAGAGAGGANGRAEIRQAAEGTAANVKTEGLANPLLAGNASSADLLAVIDKLLQKLETADAKEDTQQKRQQDDLSAAWVQMDQLLSLLGLAPILQPMPESDQAEASGGDSELPLGLPAGPNGAAGMSAALNALVLQQAQALTAGASTQEAQPEPLSAARPQPEIAVLKAGLQEALADLKTFVQDSKGTAAGRSAYAAIAQQLVSASELLDGGGEAGRTAASLPDAVQAAFQQAAQSPHTGQAASAHLQKLGSRPLTAGLLAVVQDREKETPEQRLSMTERPGSAHPEPALQPGGGIQEPLKAILPTRLPAAQPVPAQQFAQSMQELIVRQFTVSGGANGVHEARISLFPEQLGQVDVRIALHNGQLTAHFVTDTAAAKDALEAQMMQLRSALQTQGIQIDRLDVTQNQVQQGLFQDRQGQPGREQQHAKRNKPKDDAAEGVSAFDADMERLEAQQAAHRDLGLGRSLHTTV is encoded by the coding sequence ATGCCGATGACAATATCGCAGTCCGCCTCGCCGGCCGTTTCACAGCCCGCTTCAGCCGCCGGCCAGGCGGCCAAACCGGAAGGCGGAAACGCGTTCGGGCAGGCGCTGGTGCAGACGATTTCCGGCACGGCAGGCGCCGGCGCCGGCGCTGGCGGAGCAAACGGCCGCGCCGAAATTCGGCAGGCAGCGGAAGGTACCGCAGCCAATGTCAAAACGGAAGGGCTTGCGAACCCGCTGCTCGCCGGAAACGCGTCTTCGGCCGACCTTCTTGCGGTTATTGACAAGCTGCTGCAAAAGCTGGAAACGGCGGATGCGAAAGAGGATACGCAGCAGAAGCGGCAGCAGGACGATCTGTCCGCTGCATGGGTTCAAATGGATCAACTGCTGTCGCTGCTCGGCCTGGCGCCGATTTTGCAGCCGATGCCGGAATCGGATCAAGCGGAGGCAAGCGGCGGCGATTCGGAGCTTCCGCTGGGACTGCCTGCCGGTCCGAACGGCGCTGCGGGGATGAGCGCCGCATTAAATGCGCTCGTGCTGCAGCAGGCGCAAGCTCTAACAGCCGGCGCGTCAACGCAGGAGGCGCAGCCGGAGCCATTAAGCGCAGCGCGCCCGCAGCCGGAGATTGCAGTCCTGAAAGCGGGGCTTCAAGAGGCGCTCGCCGATTTAAAGACGTTCGTGCAGGACAGCAAAGGAACGGCCGCCGGCCGGAGCGCTTATGCAGCAATCGCCCAGCAGCTCGTCTCCGCAAGCGAGCTGCTGGACGGCGGAGGCGAAGCCGGCAGGACAGCGGCCAGCTTACCGGATGCCGTTCAGGCGGCGTTTCAGCAAGCGGCGCAATCGCCGCACACCGGGCAGGCCGCAAGCGCCCACCTGCAAAAGTTGGGCAGCCGGCCGCTGACAGCCGGACTGCTTGCGGTTGTGCAGGATCGGGAGAAAGAGACGCCCGAACAACGGCTCAGCATGACGGAGCGGCCGGGTTCCGCTCATCCGGAGCCGGCTCTGCAGCCGGGCGGAGGTATTCAGGAGCCGCTTAAGGCCATTTTGCCGACCCGGCTTCCTGCCGCTCAGCCGGTGCCGGCGCAGCAGTTTGCGCAGTCCATGCAAGAGCTGATCGTCAGACAGTTTACGGTTTCCGGCGGCGCAAACGGAGTTCATGAAGCGCGCATTTCGCTCTTCCCGGAGCAGCTCGGACAAGTGGACGTGCGCATCGCGCTGCATAACGGCCAGCTGACGGCCCATTTCGTCACGGATACGGCGGCGGCGAAGGACGCGCTCGAAGCCCAGATGATGCAGCTTCGTTCGGCACTGCAAACGCAGGGGATTCAGATCGACCGGCTTGACGTGACGCAGAATCAGGTGCAGCAGGGTCTGTTCCAGGATCGGCAGGGACAACCGGGCAGAGAGCAGCAGCATGCCAAGCGTAACAAGCCGAAAGACGATGCGGCGGAAGGCGTTTCCGCTTTCGATGCGGATATGGAGCGGCTTGAAGCGCAGCAGGCGGCGCATCGCGACCTGGGGCTGGGCAGAAGCCTGCATACGACGGTTTAA
- a CDS encoding magnesium transporter MgtE N-terminal domain-containing protein, translated as MADMEMEKQSYSGFERVMFFVTPILFTLILLGVLMTLFNYDLRNKALEIGSSIPLLNKVLPAPETAAGRQPDDETLRGANTAAKLSELQTALTAKEAALAKAAADAAQQAQQINDLQGQVDQLKRVNEEKQLTDEQYQSKIAELANMYAKITPSKAAPILESMDMEDAVLVLNAMRPDDRVSILEKMNPKTAAEATIRLKDAVPAKDMQIAALQARVKELETKSAQPQTVLDPAQLNQTFSQMDPKSAAGLLVKMADVSPSKVLRILGTVSDASRSAIIAEMSNMNDGMTAQLVSKLLAGK; from the coding sequence ATGGCGGACATGGAAATGGAAAAGCAGAGCTACAGCGGATTCGAGCGGGTGATGTTTTTCGTCACTCCGATCCTGTTTACGCTTATCCTGCTCGGCGTTTTGATGACGCTGTTCAACTACGATCTTCGGAACAAAGCGCTTGAAATCGGCAGCTCGATTCCGCTGCTGAACAAGGTGCTGCCCGCGCCGGAAACGGCGGCCGGCCGTCAGCCGGACGACGAAACGCTTCGCGGCGCCAATACGGCGGCGAAGCTGAGCGAGCTGCAGACGGCTCTGACCGCGAAGGAAGCGGCGCTGGCTAAAGCGGCGGCCGATGCTGCGCAGCAGGCGCAGCAGATTAACGATTTGCAGGGCCAGGTCGACCAGCTGAAGCGGGTCAACGAAGAGAAGCAGCTGACGGACGAGCAGTACCAAAGTAAAATCGCCGAGCTCGCGAATATGTATGCCAAAATTACGCCGAGCAAGGCGGCGCCCATATTGGAAAGCATGGACATGGAAGATGCGGTGCTCGTGCTGAATGCAATGCGGCCCGACGACCGCGTCAGCATTCTCGAGAAAATGAATCCGAAGACGGCGGCGGAGGCGACGATCCGGCTGAAGGACGCGGTGCCCGCCAAGGACATGCAGATCGCGGCGTTGCAGGCGCGGGTCAAGGAGCTGGAAACGAAAAGCGCGCAGCCGCAAACCGTGCTGGATCCGGCGCAGCTGAACCAGACCTTCTCGCAAATGGACCCGAAAAGCGCGGCGGGGCTGCTGGTCAAAATGGCCGATGTCAGCCCGAGCAAAGTATTGCGGATATTAGGCACGGTCAGCGATGCCTCGCGTTCAGCCATCATCGCGGAGATGTCGAACATGAACGACGGCATGACCGCGCAGCTCGTATCGAAGCTGCTCGCCGGCAAATAA
- the fliJ gene encoding flagellar export protein FliJ, with protein MGGFHYAYQKIVDLKGSERTQAEWLLTAAVVKLRQEEASLGRLREEREAWIARLQQASGTAVPLVQLLTMQQYVDYLDGCIARKLADVSEAEREVDRKRSALSTKMKDEQIWQKSKDNALQLFRAAMQSKEQGELDEMAAVRFAVSAP; from the coding sequence ATGGGCGGGTTTCATTATGCATATCAGAAAATCGTCGACCTGAAGGGCAGCGAGCGGACCCAGGCCGAATGGCTGCTCACTGCGGCAGTCGTCAAGCTGCGCCAGGAGGAAGCGTCGCTCGGAAGGCTGAGGGAAGAACGGGAAGCCTGGATCGCGCGGCTCCAACAGGCTTCGGGAACCGCCGTACCGCTGGTACAGCTGCTGACGATGCAGCAGTATGTCGATTATTTGGACGGCTGTATCGCCCGCAAGCTGGCCGACGTCAGCGAGGCGGAGCGGGAAGTCGACCGGAAACGGTCCGCATTGTCGACAAAAATGAAGGATGAACAAATTTGGCAAAAATCGAAGGACAATGCGCTTCAGCTGTTTCGGGCGGCCATGCAGTCGAAGGAGCAGGGTGAGCTGGATGAAATGGCGGCGGTCCGGTTTGCGGTATCGGCCCCTTGA
- the fliI gene encoding flagellar protein export ATPase FliI: MKAVKPDPHKYIEQLRRMDPVRVNGKVTQVIGLTVESEGPDANIGEVCYIYPVKSAKPLHAEVVGFRNNKVILMPLGDLNAIGPGCDVVGTGKPLTVQVGTELLGKVLDGLGNPLDGSFLPSRMPHYSTHNPPSNPLMRPRVKEPLSIGVRAIDGLLTVGQGQRVGIFAGSGVGKSTLLGMVARNTSADVNVIALIGERGREVLEFIEKDLGPEGLARSVVIVATSDQPALIRMKGALIATTIAEYFRDRGLNVMLMMDSVTRYAMALREVGLAIGEPPATRGYTPSVFAALPKLLERAGTGVHGTITAFYTVLVDGDDMNEPIADAVRGILDGHIVLSRALANKGHFPAIDILASVSRVMNEIVPEEQLDAAGELKRLLSIYKDSEDLINIGAYQPGSNKNIDAAIDAIESIRSFAKQKTSEKVGYAEAQQRLVSEFYRR, from the coding sequence ATGAAGGCCGTTAAACCGGATCCGCACAAATATATCGAGCAGCTTCGGCGCATGGATCCCGTTCGTGTCAACGGCAAGGTCACGCAGGTGATCGGGCTTACCGTCGAGTCCGAAGGGCCCGACGCCAATATCGGCGAGGTCTGTTATATCTACCCTGTCAAATCGGCAAAGCCGCTTCATGCCGAAGTCGTCGGCTTCCGCAACAATAAAGTGATTCTGATGCCGCTCGGCGATCTGAACGCGATCGGCCCCGGATGCGACGTTGTCGGCACGGGCAAGCCGCTGACCGTGCAGGTTGGAACCGAGCTGCTCGGCAAAGTGCTGGACGGGCTCGGAAATCCGCTCGACGGCTCGTTTCTGCCGAGCCGGATGCCGCATTATTCGACGCATAACCCGCCGTCCAACCCGCTCATGCGTCCGCGGGTGAAAGAGCCCCTCAGCATCGGCGTCAGAGCGATCGACGGGCTGCTGACGGTCGGACAAGGCCAGCGCGTCGGCATTTTTGCCGGATCCGGGGTCGGAAAAAGCACGCTGCTCGGCATGGTGGCGCGCAACACGTCGGCCGACGTCAATGTCATCGCCCTCATCGGCGAGCGCGGACGCGAGGTGCTCGAATTTATCGAAAAGGATCTGGGGCCCGAAGGCCTCGCACGCTCGGTTGTGATTGTCGCGACGTCGGATCAGCCGGCGCTTATCCGGATGAAGGGCGCATTGATCGCAACGACGATCGCCGAATATTTTCGCGACCGCGGCTTGAACGTCATGCTCATGATGGATTCCGTTACTCGTTATGCGATGGCGCTGCGCGAGGTCGGACTCGCGATCGGCGAACCGCCGGCGACGAGAGGCTATACGCCGTCCGTTTTCGCGGCGCTGCCGAAGCTTCTCGAACGGGCCGGTACCGGCGTGCACGGCACGATTACCGCTTTCTATACGGTGCTTGTCGACGGCGACGATATGAACGAGCCGATCGCCGATGCGGTGCGCGGTATTTTGGACGGTCATATCGTGTTGAGCCGGGCGCTGGCGAACAAAGGTCATTTTCCCGCCATCGACATTCTTGCATCGGTCAGCCGCGTCATGAACGAAATCGTCCCTGAAGAACAGCTGGATGCAGCCGGTGAATTGAAGCGTCTACTATCTATTTATAAAGATTCGGAAGACCTTATCAATATTGGGGCGTACCAGCCCGGTTCGAATAAAAATATTGATGCGGCCATCGATGCGATCGAATCGATCCGGTCGTTCGCGAAACAGAAGACATCGGAAAAGGTCGGCTATGCCGAAGCGCAGCAGAGGCTTGTGAGCGAATTTTACAGGAGATGA
- a CDS encoding FliH/SctL family protein: MSSRLYKSTHVVSVDDLKKLEWFNKHAFKAKAAAPEEPARPDRETILLRDQILNDAEYIANQRLQETKEQAEAMLSEAKAQIDAWWEERREQDLLHMDQVRRDGYELGYNEGLQQAEAESRSKWESMLAEAKSILDSAYAMKEQIIGEAEPFLAELSTAIAEKIICRQLTIAPEWTLELIRKTLERRREQGVITLCVAPQQLAFIQAARDELSLAIDSQAELQIVPDATVKPFGCVIRSAFGSIDARIDTQLAELKKELVQLAMVTEGREQSDEGR; this comes from the coding sequence TTGTCTAGCCGGCTGTACAAATCCACTCATGTCGTCTCGGTCGACGATTTGAAGAAGCTCGAATGGTTTAATAAGCATGCTTTCAAAGCAAAAGCCGCAGCTCCCGAAGAGCCGGCCCGGCCCGACCGGGAAACGATCCTGCTGCGCGACCAAATTTTGAACGACGCCGAGTATATCGCCAATCAGCGGCTCCAGGAAACGAAAGAGCAGGCCGAAGCGATGCTTAGCGAAGCAAAAGCGCAAATCGACGCCTGGTGGGAGGAGCGCCGCGAACAGGATTTGCTCCATATGGATCAGGTTCGCCGGGACGGCTATGAGCTCGGCTACAACGAAGGCTTGCAGCAGGCTGAAGCCGAATCGCGGTCCAAGTGGGAATCGATGCTCGCCGAAGCGAAGTCGATTCTGGATTCCGCTTATGCGATGAAAGAGCAAATCATCGGAGAAGCCGAGCCGTTTCTGGCCGAGCTGAGCACGGCGATCGCCGAGAAAATTATCTGCAGGCAGCTCACGATTGCACCCGAATGGACGCTTGAGCTCATTCGCAAAACGCTCGAACGCCGTCGGGAACAAGGCGTGATTACCCTGTGCGTCGCCCCCCAGCAGCTGGCTTTTATCCAGGCGGCGAGAGACGAGCTCAGCCTTGCGATCGATTCGCAGGCCGAGCTGCAAATCGTTCCCGACGCGACTGTCAAGCCGTTCGGCTGCGTTATCCGGTCCGCGTTCGGCAGCATCGATGCCCGGATTGATACGCAGCTGGCGGAGCTGAAAAAGGAGCTTGTCCAGCTCGCGATGGTAACCGAAGGGCGTGAGCAGTCCGATGAAGGCCGTTAA
- the fliG gene encoding flagellar motor switch protein FliG produces the protein MAKVSQGFSGRQKAAILLISLGPEVSAQIFKHLRDDEIEQLTLEIANVRKVDSGDKDQILSEFHQICLAQEYISQGGITYAKEILEKALGETKAMEVINRLTATLQVRPFDFARKADASQILNFIQNENSQTIALVLSYLQSDQASAILSSLPQEKQAEVARRVALMDSTSPEVISQVERVLEQKLSATVTQDYTSAGGIESIVQILNGVDRGTERTILDALEIQDPELAEEIKKRMFVFEDIVNVDNRSIQRIIRDIENADLQLALKVASDEVREAIFRNMSKRMSDTFKEEMEFMGPVRLRDVEEAQTRIVATIRRLEEAGEIIIARGGGDDIIV, from the coding sequence GTGGCGAAAGTCTCACAAGGTTTCAGCGGCCGCCAGAAAGCGGCGATATTGCTCATTTCGCTCGGCCCTGAAGTTTCAGCCCAAATCTTTAAACATTTGAGAGATGACGAAATCGAACAGCTGACGCTCGAAATCGCCAATGTCCGGAAGGTCGACAGCGGCGACAAGGACCAAATCTTAAGCGAGTTTCACCAAATCTGCCTTGCACAGGAATATATTTCGCAGGGCGGCATTACATACGCCAAAGAAATATTGGAGAAGGCGCTCGGCGAGACGAAAGCGATGGAAGTGATCAACCGGCTGACGGCAACGCTCCAGGTGAGGCCGTTCGATTTTGCCCGCAAAGCGGACGCCAGCCAGATTTTGAACTTCATCCAGAACGAAAACTCGCAGACCATCGCGCTGGTGCTTTCGTACTTGCAGTCCGATCAGGCGTCGGCGATTTTATCCTCGCTTCCGCAGGAAAAGCAGGCCGAAGTCGCGCGCAGAGTCGCGCTGATGGACAGCACGTCGCCGGAAGTCATCTCGCAGGTCGAGCGCGTGCTGGAGCAGAAGCTGTCGGCTACCGTTACGCAGGACTACACCAGCGCAGGCGGAATTGAATCGATCGTGCAAATTTTGAACGGGGTCGACCGCGGCACGGAGCGCACGATCCTCGACGCGTTGGAAATCCAGGACCCGGAGCTGGCCGAGGAAATCAAGAAGCGGATGTTCGTCTTCGAGGATATCGTCAACGTCGACAACCGTTCCATTCAGCGGATTATTCGCGATATCGAGAACGCCGATCTTCAGCTTGCGCTTAAAGTGGCCAGCGACGAAGTGCGAGAAGCGATATTCCGCAATATGTCCAAGCGCATGTCGGACACGTTCAAAGAAGAAATGGAATTTATGGGCCCTGTCCGGCTGCGTGACGTCGAAGAGGCGCAAACCCGCATCGTAGCGACGATTCGCAGGCTGGAGGAAGCCGGCGAAATCATTATTGCCCGCGGCGGAGGTGACGATATCATTGTCTAG